One Actinoplanes missouriensis 431 DNA segment encodes these proteins:
- a CDS encoding PP2C family protein-serine/threonine phosphatase, with protein sequence MSALTPAGTGESLQIPAPVLIRAALEATTEGVVLCTAADGIVLFANAAARDLAPELTPGQAVPFTGDSFRTTAGGRHVYGMRRRLDDGHDAWFLRDHTEETEHAAALEVERARSAFLAEAGQRLSASLHVRRCARTTAELAVTHLADAAIVVMPGGTGGQCSWIRLSPGHAPEEGTLAARMLTEVPGLSEALDGFPPIPSRWLDPGQTPGWLFPADLGPVGALLVTPLPGNAETAGALILARLGPQSAFDAGDELLARVFAARAGAALAAAMLYQEQVDTTAVLQADLLPPELPQPEGFELAASYQAARDSLRVGGDFYDVLGPTPGGSDTVIALGDVCGTGPEAAVLTGKVRQTLRALRLVDVAPESMLTVLNQALLQSGRRSRFVTLVVGSVQRVEHGRVRLRLASGGHPPPLVLRTDGTVDVVPTRGTLIGVLPETVVTPATVELSPGELCLLYSDGLTEARGGPSGDEQFGEERLHRQLAGCLGMPGAVVVERLRQLVSDWLHGGPSDDIAIMAVRAHTRPPLSLRGGGAPNASPYLVSARRGDRRSRARS encoded by the coding sequence ATGTCAGCGCTCACGCCGGCCGGGACCGGTGAATCGCTGCAGATTCCGGCCCCGGTTCTGATCCGGGCGGCCCTGGAGGCCACGACCGAGGGCGTGGTGCTCTGCACCGCCGCGGACGGCATCGTGCTGTTCGCCAACGCCGCGGCCCGCGACCTGGCACCGGAGCTCACGCCGGGGCAGGCCGTCCCGTTCACCGGCGACTCGTTCCGCACCACGGCCGGCGGCCGTCATGTGTACGGGATGCGGCGCCGGCTGGACGACGGCCACGACGCCTGGTTCCTGCGCGACCACACCGAGGAGACCGAGCACGCGGCGGCGCTGGAGGTGGAGCGGGCCCGGTCGGCGTTCCTCGCCGAGGCGGGACAGCGGCTCTCCGCGTCACTGCACGTGCGGCGGTGTGCGCGGACCACGGCGGAGCTGGCGGTGACCCACCTGGCCGACGCCGCGATCGTGGTCATGCCCGGCGGGACCGGCGGGCAGTGCTCCTGGATCCGCCTCTCCCCCGGCCACGCGCCCGAGGAGGGCACGCTCGCCGCCCGGATGCTCACCGAGGTGCCCGGCCTCTCCGAGGCGCTCGACGGGTTCCCGCCGATCCCGAGCCGCTGGCTCGACCCCGGCCAGACGCCCGGCTGGCTCTTCCCGGCCGACCTGGGGCCGGTCGGCGCGCTGCTGGTCACGCCGCTGCCCGGCAACGCCGAGACGGCCGGCGCGCTGATCCTGGCCCGGCTGGGGCCGCAGAGCGCGTTCGACGCCGGCGACGAGTTGCTCGCCCGGGTCTTCGCGGCACGGGCCGGCGCCGCGCTCGCCGCCGCCATGCTCTACCAGGAGCAGGTCGACACCACCGCGGTCCTGCAGGCCGACCTGCTGCCGCCGGAGCTGCCCCAGCCCGAGGGCTTCGAGCTGGCCGCCTCCTACCAGGCCGCCCGTGACTCGCTGCGGGTCGGCGGCGACTTCTACGACGTGCTCGGACCGACGCCCGGTGGCAGCGACACCGTGATCGCGCTCGGCGACGTCTGCGGCACCGGCCCGGAGGCCGCGGTGCTGACCGGCAAGGTGCGCCAGACGCTGCGCGCGCTGCGGCTGGTCGACGTCGCCCCCGAGTCGATGCTGACCGTGCTCAACCAGGCGCTGCTGCAGTCCGGGCGCCGCTCCCGTTTCGTCACGCTGGTGGTCGGCTCGGTCCAGCGGGTCGAGCACGGCCGGGTGCGGCTCCGGCTGGCGAGCGGCGGTCACCCTCCGCCGCTGGTCCTGCGCACCGACGGTACGGTCGACGTCGTGCCCACCAGGGGGACGCTGATCGGCGTCCTCCCGGAAACGGTCGTCACCCCGGCCACGGTCGAGCTCTCGCCGGGCGAGCTGTGCCTGCTCTACAGCGACGGCCTCACCGAGGCGCGCGGCGGTCCGAGCGGCGACGAGCAGTTCGGCGAGGAGCGGCTGCACCGGCAGCTCGCCGGTTGCCTCGGCATGCCCGGCGCGGTGGTGGTGGAGCGGCTGCGCCAGCTGGTCTCCGACTGGCTGCACGGCGGGCCCAGCGACGACATCGCGATCATGGCCGTCCGCGCGCACACCCGGCCACCGCTGAGCCTGCGGGGCGGCGGGGCGCCGAACGCGTCGCCGTACCTGGTCTCCGCGCGGCGCGGCGACCGGCGCAGCCGGGCCCGGTCATGA
- a CDS encoding cobalamin B12-binding domain-containing protein, which yields MSGVAVHVALDHYLELIGDGDEQGAIDVAAALLDSGMPAQQVISDLIGAAQRRVGELWASNEWGVAREHAATAVSERVLAAVGARTAVPATRGRITLACVDGEWHGLPARMLAEMLRLDGWRVDFLGASVPGRHLITHLHQTGPDAVALSCMIPTRLPRAHAAITACRAAGIPVIAGGRGFGPDGRYARLLGADAWAATGEEAVARLADDWPPPYVADHPGTFLGDEEYTHLVRSRPQLITCAMDRLPAVYPEAHHYDQAQIDATAEDIGHIADFLAAALYVGDEAIFTDFVEWTAEVLSSRGVPPGALRVGLRLVRDQLVDFPMAIKMIDSAVAGLPR from the coding sequence ATGAGCGGGGTCGCCGTGCACGTGGCGCTCGACCACTACCTGGAGCTGATCGGCGACGGCGACGAGCAGGGCGCCATCGACGTCGCCGCCGCGCTGCTGGACTCCGGCATGCCCGCCCAGCAGGTGATCAGCGATCTGATCGGCGCGGCTCAGCGGCGGGTCGGCGAGCTCTGGGCGTCCAACGAGTGGGGCGTGGCGCGGGAGCACGCCGCGACGGCGGTGAGCGAGCGGGTGCTGGCCGCCGTCGGCGCCCGCACCGCCGTGCCGGCGACCCGCGGCCGGATCACCCTGGCCTGCGTGGACGGCGAGTGGCACGGGCTGCCCGCCCGGATGCTCGCCGAGATGCTGCGCCTCGACGGCTGGCGGGTCGACTTCCTCGGCGCCAGCGTCCCCGGCCGTCATCTGATCACCCACCTGCACCAGACCGGGCCGGACGCGGTCGCGCTGAGCTGCATGATCCCGACCCGGCTGCCCCGCGCGCACGCCGCGATCACCGCGTGCCGCGCCGCCGGGATCCCGGTGATCGCCGGGGGCCGGGGCTTCGGTCCGGACGGGCGGTACGCGCGACTGCTCGGCGCGGACGCGTGGGCCGCCACCGGGGAGGAGGCGGTGGCCCGACTGGCCGACGACTGGCCGCCGCCGTACGTCGCGGATCACCCGGGCACGTTCCTCGGTGACGAGGAGTACACCCATCTGGTCCGCTCCCGCCCTCAGCTGATCACCTGCGCGATGGACCGGCTGCCGGCGGTCTACCCGGAGGCCCACCACTACGACCAGGCCCAGATCGACGCCACCGCCGAGGACATCGGCCACATCGCGGACTTCCTGGCCGCCGCCCTCTACGTCGGCGACGAGGCGATCTTCACGGACTTCGTGGAGTGGACGGCCGAGGTGCTCTCCAGCCGGGGTGTCCCGCCGGGCGCGTTGCGGGTCGGGTTGCGGCTGGTCCGGGACCAGCTCGTGGACTTCCCGATGGCGATCAAGATGATCGATTCCGCGGTGGCGGGCCTCCCGCGATAA
- a CDS encoding LamG-like jellyroll fold domain-containing protein, with protein MRILNYSILALLAVPASVAALAAPAAVAAPGEVPPAGLVARYNFDGGATGGRVSDLSGRGGPLTVRGANNGLVAFTTIGAGRVASFPGTCAATSPTCPKALLEAADDADLDPGARNFKWAASVRITQAQLSGNANVMQKGVASSASQWKMQISGKAGRAQCVMVAQGTGQKFTATSARPVADGNWHRVVCERSGTALSVSVDGAAGTRVTVPSTLAVDNAMPLRIGGPNLQNGGDMYHGQIDDVYVQLG; from the coding sequence ATGAGGATCCTCAACTACTCGATTCTGGCCCTGCTGGCCGTGCCGGCTTCCGTCGCGGCCCTCGCCGCCCCGGCCGCGGTCGCCGCGCCGGGTGAGGTGCCCCCGGCCGGCCTGGTGGCCCGGTACAACTTCGACGGCGGCGCCACCGGCGGCCGGGTCTCCGACCTGTCCGGGCGTGGCGGCCCGCTGACCGTGCGCGGCGCCAACAACGGGCTCGTCGCGTTCACCACGATCGGCGCGGGACGGGTCGCCTCGTTCCCGGGCACCTGCGCGGCCACGTCCCCCACCTGCCCGAAGGCGCTCCTCGAGGCCGCCGACGACGCCGACCTCGACCCGGGGGCCCGTAACTTCAAGTGGGCGGCCAGCGTGCGGATCACGCAGGCCCAGCTCAGCGGCAACGCCAACGTCATGCAGAAGGGCGTCGCCAGCTCGGCTAGCCAGTGGAAGATGCAGATCAGCGGCAAGGCCGGCCGGGCGCAGTGCGTGATGGTGGCGCAGGGCACCGGGCAGAAGTTCACCGCGACGTCGGCGCGGCCGGTCGCGGACGGCAACTGGCACCGCGTTGTGTGTGAGCGGTCCGGGACCGCGCTGAGCGTGTCGGTGGACGGCGCGGCGGGCACTCGGGTGACGGTGCCGTCGACCCTCGCCGTGGACAACGCGATGCCGCTGCGGATCGGCGGGCCGAACCTGCAGAACGGCGGCGACATGTACCACGGCCAGATCGACGACGTGTACGTCCAGCTGGGCTGA
- a CDS encoding DUF6401 family natural product biosynthesis protein → MTNENLAVAPLAAAVAVRPAGVHLDEMMARIGVDGLAAAFASPALLARVDQHAAAVRDALAGADREVDAEGLAAYARSIAAGVARMGRTLPAPGEAPVTAAAWLDAEWSLLRLLGVCLIAVEAAVL, encoded by the coding sequence ATGACGAACGAGAACCTCGCTGTCGCCCCGCTCGCCGCCGCTGTCGCCGTCCGCCCGGCCGGTGTCCACCTCGACGAGATGATGGCCCGGATCGGTGTCGACGGCCTTGCCGCCGCGTTCGCCTCGCCTGCCCTGCTGGCCCGGGTCGACCAGCACGCCGCCGCGGTCCGCGACGCCCTCGCCGGCGCCGACCGGGAGGTGGACGCGGAGGGGCTGGCCGCGTACGCCCGGTCGATCGCGGCCGGCGTCGCCCGGATGGGCCGGACCCTGCCGGCGCCGGGGGAGGCCCCGGTCACCGCCGCCGCGTGGCTGGACGCGGAGTGGTCGCTGCTGCGGCTGCTCGGCGTCTGCCTGATCGCGGTCGAGGCCGCAGTGCTCTGA
- the hrpA gene encoding ATP-dependent RNA helicase HrpA — protein sequence MSISPATPAVAELRSRISELLPRDEHRLGRRLEGTRRIRDDAARSGALAEIAAEVDQARLRLEARIARVPRVTYPEALPVSGRKDDIAAAIRDHQVVVVAGETGSGKTTQIPKICLELGRGLRGQIGHTQPRRIAARTVAERIAEELDRPLGATVGYKVRFTDQVSDDTMIKVMTDGILLAEIQNDRMLRRYDTLIIDEAHERSLNIDFILGYLRELLPKRPDLKLIITSATIETERFAAHFADAAGTPAPVIEVSGRTYPVEVRYRPLVTTRLIGDDEEIREEPIDQIDGIAAAVDELPTDGDILVFLSGERDIRDTADALTKRDLRNTEIVPLYGRLSAAEQHKVFERHTGRRVVLATNVAETSLTVPGIRYVIDPGTARISRYSNRLKVQRLPIEPVSQASANQRKGRCGRTSDGICIRLYSEEDFEQRPEFTEPEILRTNLASVILQMTNLGLGDLAKFPFIDPPDRRNITDGVKLLEELGALTDRKLTPLGRQLAQLPVDPRLARMVIEADRQECVAEVMVIAAALSIQDPRERPADKQQQADEKHARFTDKESDFFSYLNLWRYLREKQQELSGNQFRRLCRSEFLNYLRVREWQDIYAQLKQVTRTLGLSVKEDWEAGVAAQPVHTALLAGLLSHIGFKDPEKREYLGARGAKFAVFPGSALFKRQPRWVMSAELVETSRLWGRVNARIEPEWAEKLAPHLVKRTYSEPHWDRKMGAVMAFEKVTLYGLPIVPRRRVGYGKVDPVVSRELFIRHALVEGDWETHHKFYAENNRLLKQITEIENRARRRDIAVDDETVYALYDARIPADVVSSRHFDGWWKKARRDDPDLLTFTREDVVNAGRDTVDPNAFPDAWLAGGVKLPLHYEFNPDSHADGVTVKVPLDLINKIDADDFGWSVPGFRKDVVIALIRALPKQLRTSFVPVPDWAEAVLDRVPARRGPLPDAIGAELRRLSGTVVPADAWRPDQVPEHLRMNFRVVNEAGEVVAEGRDVDVLRRQLAPKVQATISRAAGNLERRGITTNDFGALPRKVAQTRGGYEVNVWPALVDEGTSIAVKVFETEPEQRVAMIAGTRRLLLLTLPPAAKYLGGRLDNKAKLELSRANPYRSIADLLDDCAGAAVDRLVADNGGPVWSSVEFASLRDHVRQDLVDAVANVVTQVQAVLATAYDVEQRVRTLRDPALLPALADIRQQLKGLVHPGFVTETGWRQLHHMPRYLRGIVYRLDRLGGGLGRDRQLTTQIHEIESEYRELRAEAHPGGPAEEGLREIRWMIEELRINYFAQTLGTAYPISDKRIYKAMDALPL from the coding sequence ATGTCGATTTCGCCTGCCACTCCGGCCGTAGCCGAGCTGCGTTCCCGGATCTCCGAGCTCCTTCCCCGCGACGAACACCGCCTTGGGCGCCGGCTGGAGGGGACCAGGCGGATCCGCGACGACGCCGCCCGATCCGGCGCGCTCGCCGAGATCGCCGCCGAGGTGGATCAGGCCCGGCTGCGCCTGGAGGCCCGGATCGCGCGGGTGCCCCGGGTGACGTACCCGGAGGCGCTGCCGGTCAGCGGCCGCAAGGACGACATCGCCGCGGCGATCCGCGACCACCAGGTCGTGGTGGTGGCCGGTGAGACCGGCTCCGGCAAGACCACGCAGATCCCCAAGATCTGCCTGGAGCTGGGCCGGGGCCTGCGCGGGCAGATCGGCCACACCCAGCCGCGCCGGATCGCGGCGCGCACCGTGGCCGAGCGGATCGCCGAGGAGCTGGACCGGCCGCTCGGCGCCACCGTCGGTTACAAGGTGCGGTTCACCGACCAGGTGAGCGACGACACCATGATCAAGGTGATGACCGACGGCATCCTGCTCGCCGAGATCCAGAACGACCGGATGCTGCGCCGCTACGACACGCTCATCATCGACGAGGCGCACGAGCGTAGCCTCAACATCGACTTCATCCTCGGGTACCTGCGGGAGCTGCTCCCGAAGCGCCCCGACCTCAAGCTGATCATCACCTCGGCGACGATCGAGACCGAGCGGTTCGCCGCGCACTTCGCGGACGCCGCGGGGACGCCGGCCCCGGTCATCGAGGTTTCCGGCCGCACCTACCCGGTCGAGGTGCGGTACCGGCCGCTGGTCACCACCCGGCTGATCGGGGACGACGAGGAGATCCGCGAAGAGCCGATCGACCAGATCGACGGCATCGCGGCGGCCGTCGACGAGCTCCCCACCGACGGCGACATCCTGGTCTTCCTCTCCGGCGAGCGCGACATCCGGGACACCGCGGACGCGCTGACCAAGCGGGACCTGCGCAACACCGAGATCGTCCCGCTCTACGGCCGGCTCTCCGCGGCCGAGCAGCACAAGGTCTTCGAGCGGCACACCGGGCGCCGGGTGGTGCTCGCCACCAACGTCGCCGAGACGTCGCTGACCGTTCCCGGCATCCGATACGTGATCGACCCCGGCACCGCCCGGATCAGCCGGTACTCGAACCGGCTCAAGGTGCAGCGGCTGCCGATCGAGCCGGTCTCCCAGGCGTCGGCGAACCAGCGGAAGGGCCGCTGCGGGCGGACCTCCGACGGCATCTGCATCCGGCTCTACTCCGAGGAGGACTTCGAGCAGCGCCCGGAGTTCACCGAGCCGGAGATCCTGCGGACCAACCTGGCCAGCGTCATCCTGCAGATGACCAATCTCGGTCTCGGTGACCTCGCCAAGTTCCCGTTCATCGACCCGCCGGACCGGCGCAACATCACCGACGGCGTGAAACTCCTCGAGGAGCTCGGCGCCCTCACCGACCGCAAACTCACCCCGCTGGGCCGCCAGCTCGCCCAGCTGCCGGTCGACCCCCGGCTGGCCCGCATGGTGATCGAGGCGGACCGGCAGGAGTGCGTCGCCGAGGTGATGGTGATCGCCGCCGCCCTGTCGATCCAGGATCCGCGTGAGCGCCCGGCCGACAAACAGCAGCAGGCCGACGAGAAACACGCCCGGTTCACCGACAAGGAATCGGACTTCTTCAGCTACCTGAACCTGTGGCGTTATCTGCGCGAGAAACAGCAGGAACTGTCCGGCAATCAGTTCCGGCGGCTCTGTCGCAGCGAATTCCTGAACTATCTGCGGGTCCGGGAATGGCAGGACATCTACGCGCAGCTGAAGCAGGTCACCCGTACCCTCGGATTGTCGGTGAAAGAGGACTGGGAAGCGGGGGTCGCGGCACAGCCGGTGCACACCGCCCTGCTCGCGGGCCTGCTCAGCCATATCGGATTCAAGGATCCGGAGAAACGGGAGTACCTCGGTGCCCGGGGCGCCAAGTTCGCCGTCTTCCCGGGATCGGCGCTGTTCAAGCGGCAGCCGCGCTGGGTGATGTCCGCGGAGCTCGTGGAGACCAGCCGGCTCTGGGGCCGGGTGAACGCGCGGATCGAGCCGGAATGGGCCGAGAAACTCGCTCCGCACCTGGTCAAGCGCACCTATTCGGAACCGCACTGGGACCGCAAGATGGGCGCGGTGATGGCCTTCGAGAAGGTGACCCTCTACGGGTTGCCGATCGTGCCGCGCCGCCGCGTCGGTTACGGAAAAGTGGATCCGGTCGTCTCCCGGGAACTGTTCATCAGGCACGCCCTGGTCGAGGGCGACTGGGAGACCCACCACAAGTTCTACGCCGAGAACAACCGGCTGCTGAAACAGATCACCGAGATCGAGAATCGCGCCCGGCGGCGGGACATCGCGGTCGACGACGAGACGGTCTACGCGCTGTACGACGCGCGTATCCCGGCCGACGTGGTGTCGTCGCGCCATTTCGACGGCTGGTGGAAGAAGGCGCGGCGGGACGATCCCGATCTGCTGACGTTCACCCGCGAGGACGTCGTCAACGCGGGCCGGGACACCGTCGACCCGAACGCGTTCCCGGACGCCTGGCTGGCCGGCGGGGTGAAACTCCCGCTGCACTACGAGTTCAATCCCGACTCGCACGCCGACGGCGTCACGGTGAAGGTGCCGCTCGACCTGATCAACAAGATCGACGCCGACGACTTCGGCTGGTCGGTGCCGGGCTTCCGCAAGGACGTCGTGATCGCGCTGATCCGGGCGCTGCCCAAGCAGCTGCGCACGTCGTTCGTCCCGGTGCCGGACTGGGCCGAAGCGGTCCTCGACCGGGTGCCGGCCCGGCGCGGCCCGCTGCCCGACGCGATCGGCGCCGAGCTGCGCCGGCTCAGCGGGACCGTGGTGCCCGCCGACGCGTGGCGCCCCGACCAGGTGCCCGAGCACCTGCGGATGAACTTCCGGGTGGTGAACGAGGCCGGCGAGGTGGTCGCCGAGGGCCGTGACGTCGACGTGCTGCGCCGGCAACTCGCCCCCAAGGTGCAGGCCACCATCTCCCGGGCGGCCGGCAACCTGGAACGCCGCGGCATCACCACGAACGACTTCGGCGCGCTGCCCCGCAAGGTCGCGCAGACCCGCGGCGGGTACGAGGTGAACGTCTGGCCGGCGCTCGTCGACGAGGGCACCTCGATCGCCGTGAAGGTTTTCGAGACCGAGCCGGAACAGCGCGTCGCGATGATCGCCGGCACCCGCCGCCTGCTGCTGCTCACGCTGCCCCCGGCCGCGAAGTACCTGGGCGGCCGGCTCGACAACAAGGCGAAGCTGGAGCTGTCCCGCGCCAACCCGTACCGGTCGATCGCGGATCTGCTCGACGACTGCGCGGGCGCCGCCGTCGACCGGCTGGTCGCCGACAACGGCGGCCCGGTCTGGTCGTCGGTCGAGTTCGCGTCGCTGCGCGACCACGTCCGGCAGGACCTGGTCGACGCGGTCGCCAACGTGGTGACCCAGGTGCAGGCGGTGCTGGCCACCGCGTACGACGTCGAGCAGCGGGTGCGCACGCTGCGCGACCCGGCCCTGCTGCCCGCGCTCGCCGACATCCGGCAGCAGCTCAAGGGCCTGGTGCATCCGGGGTTCGTGACCGAGACCGGGTGGCGGCAGCTGCACCACATGCCGCGGTACCTGCGGGGCATCGTCTACCGGCTGGACCGGCTCGGCGGCGGGCTCGGGCGGGACCGGCAGCTGACCACGCAGATCCACGAGATCGAGTCGGAGTACCGCGAGCTGCGGGCCGAGGCGCATCCGGGTGGACCGGCCGAGGAGGGGCTGCGCGAGATCCGCTGGATGATCGAGGAGCTGCGGATCAACTACTTCGCGCAGACGCTCGGCACCGCGTACCCGATATCGGACAAACGGATCTACAAGGCGATGGACGCGCTGCCTCTCTAG
- a CDS encoding LCP family protein, which yields MDAENDLEPVKPRRFAGFRKLAGWQKALIVLGVLLLVIAGGLTGTGFYLYERYDNKVSRESLLPSRSAEDVARSEENWDSGPLNLLLLGSDSRAEEPDETSPIGERSDTIMLLHISKNRDHATLMSIPRDSYVEVPAGGSWKGGKNKINSAFAFGGAPLTAETVTKLTGITLDGAMIADFASIREMVDAVNGVNVCTYAKVTSLHTGRVWEPGCHDMNGEVALDFVRQRYSVEGGDFGRMRNQQLVVKALVAKVQSSGAMTNPLKLDSLLGIAAEALTVDDRLDLRDLAFKVRDLRPDNIDYLTVPDTGASLDTPAGSAVELDPDLSVSLFKAVADDTVQQWLAENPGQAAPGS from the coding sequence GTGGACGCAGAGAACGATCTTGAGCCGGTGAAGCCCCGCCGATTCGCGGGTTTCCGCAAGCTGGCCGGCTGGCAGAAGGCGCTGATCGTTCTGGGGGTGCTGCTGCTCGTGATCGCCGGCGGCCTGACCGGCACCGGCTTCTACCTCTACGAGCGGTACGACAACAAGGTCTCCCGTGAGTCGCTGCTGCCCTCCCGGTCGGCCGAGGACGTCGCCAGGTCCGAGGAGAACTGGGACTCCGGCCCGCTCAACCTGCTGCTGCTCGGCTCCGACTCGCGGGCCGAGGAGCCGGACGAGACCAGCCCGATCGGCGAGCGCTCGGACACCATCATGCTGCTGCACATCTCGAAGAACCGGGACCACGCGACGCTCATGTCGATCCCGCGGGACAGCTACGTGGAGGTGCCGGCCGGCGGCTCGTGGAAGGGCGGCAAGAACAAGATCAACTCTGCGTTCGCCTTCGGCGGGGCGCCGCTCACCGCGGAGACGGTGACGAAGCTGACCGGCATCACGCTGGACGGCGCGATGATCGCCGACTTCGCCAGCATCCGCGAGATGGTCGACGCCGTGAACGGGGTGAACGTCTGCACCTACGCCAAGGTGACGTCGCTGCACACCGGCCGGGTCTGGGAGCCGGGCTGCCACGACATGAACGGCGAGGTGGCCCTCGACTTCGTCCGCCAGCGTTACAGCGTCGAGGGCGGCGACTTCGGCCGGATGCGCAACCAGCAGCTCGTGGTGAAGGCGCTGGTCGCCAAGGTGCAGTCCAGCGGTGCGATGACCAACCCGCTCAAGCTGGACAGCCTGCTCGGCATCGCGGCCGAGGCGCTCACCGTGGACGACCGCCTCGACCTGCGGGACCTGGCCTTCAAGGTCCGCGACCTGCGGCCGGACAACATCGACTACCTGACCGTCCCGGACACCGGCGCGAGCCTGGACACCCCGGCCGGCAGCGCGGTCGAGCTCGACCCGGACCTGTCGGTGTCGCTGTTCAAGGCGGTCGCCGACGACACCGTGCAGCAGTGGCTGGCCGAGAACCCCGGACAGGCGGCGCCGGGCTCCTGA